One Polycladomyces subterraneus genomic region harbors:
- a CDS encoding sugar-binding transcriptional regulator has protein sequence MDQLLRLQKQLLPDLLEVMRKRYEIMRHIQLMQPVGRRSLAVALDSTERILRSEVDFLRSQGLVRVDSVGMSLTERGADLLSEMEPLIKDLFGLTDLEVRLARRLGLKKVVIVPGDADQSDWVKKEMGRSGARLLRQMARPDQVVAVTGGTTVAAVAEMMTPTPSLKSTMFVPARGGLGEAVELESNYIASLMAKKTGGAYRLMHVPDQLSDEAREMLLREPHIQEVMELLRKARIVVHGIGEATKMAIRRKSSPDEVAHIQHSGAVGEAFGYYLNSSGEIVSRVRTVGLQLEDLGGIESIIAIAGGRSKAQAIAAVCPAVGNDVLITDEAAARAILEETEASGEEPSNQNGSFQKQH, from the coding sequence ATGGACCAACTGTTGCGGTTGCAGAAACAATTGTTGCCCGATTTGCTGGAAGTAATGCGTAAACGGTACGAAATCATGCGCCACATACAGTTGATGCAGCCGGTCGGACGCCGTTCGTTGGCGGTGGCACTGGATTCCACTGAACGAATCCTGCGCTCCGAAGTGGATTTTTTACGGTCGCAGGGATTGGTGCGCGTCGATTCGGTCGGCATGAGCCTGACAGAGCGGGGGGCGGATTTGTTGTCCGAGATGGAGCCGCTCATCAAAGATCTGTTTGGACTCACCGATTTGGAAGTGCGCCTGGCTCGTCGGCTCGGCCTGAAAAAGGTGGTCATCGTCCCGGGAGACGCGGACCAATCCGACTGGGTTAAAAAAGAAATGGGGCGCTCCGGTGCCCGGCTGTTGCGCCAGATGGCCCGGCCTGATCAAGTGGTAGCCGTTACCGGCGGGACGACGGTTGCGGCGGTGGCGGAGATGATGACGCCGACCCCGAGCCTGAAGTCTACGATGTTCGTCCCGGCACGCGGCGGATTGGGTGAGGCGGTCGAGTTGGAATCCAACTACATCGCTTCCCTGATGGCGAAAAAAACGGGCGGGGCGTACCGGCTGATGCATGTGCCCGACCAATTGAGCGACGAAGCGCGAGAGATGTTGCTCCGAGAACCGCATATTCAGGAAGTGATGGAGCTGCTGCGCAAAGCGCGAATTGTGGTGCACGGCATCGGTGAAGCGACGAAAATGGCGATCCGCAGAAAATCATCTCCGGACGAAGTGGCGCATATCCAGCACAGCGGCGCTGTGGGGGAAGCCTTCGGTTATTACCTCAACTCGAGCGGGGAGATTGTATCCCGGGTGCGCACGGTCGGTCTTCAGCTGGAGGATTTGGGCGGGATCGAATCGATCATCGCCATTGCGGGTGGCAGGAGCAAAGCACAAGCGATTGCGGCTGTGTGCCCGGCTGTGGGCAATGACGTCCTGATCACGGATGAAGCTGCCGCGCGCGCCATTCTGGAAGAAACCGAAGCGAGTGGAGAGGAACCATCCAACCAGAACGGTTCCTTTCAAAAACAACACTAA
- the rpoN gene encoding RNA polymerase factor sigma-54, producing MALSMGYGLVQEQRMKLTMTPELRQAIQILQYSATDLLHYIQEQLIENPVLEIDETAERGDAGKNDWDVQELRAWTQYLKPRTGSVEREVKENEVDPIARIASPEHTLTEVLEAQLRYLALSPTEQKVCTYLVGNLDENGYLDISPVYVCKRFNIDEDTMEACLRVIHSLDPAGVGARSLAECLRIQLERDEEPDPIALKIVEAHLRDLAEGRMKKIARALDCDIAVVQRAVDRIKRCNPRPGLAYHVGEPRYVVPDVVVERVENEYVVLVNDGYVPRLTVSRHYEQLLYQEDDRSRQATHYLKNWFQSALWLVKSIEQRRHTLARVSSVIVDKQRDFFERGLDYLKPLTLKEIADELGIHESTVSRATQHKYMQTPRGCFPFRFFFPSGVSTDAGGNTSAESVKNKIERLIAQEDKRQPLSDQKIADLLKAEGVRISRRTVAKYREEMGILSSTLRKRYEN from the coding sequence ATGGCGCTGTCCATGGGTTACGGTTTGGTGCAGGAACAACGCATGAAATTGACGATGACGCCAGAGTTGCGCCAAGCGATTCAGATTCTGCAATACTCCGCGACCGACCTATTACATTATATCCAGGAACAACTGATTGAAAACCCGGTATTGGAAATCGACGAGACAGCAGAACGCGGTGACGCGGGGAAAAACGATTGGGACGTACAGGAGTTGCGTGCTTGGACACAGTATCTGAAACCGCGGACGGGAAGTGTGGAGCGCGAGGTAAAGGAAAATGAAGTGGACCCGATCGCTCGGATTGCCTCCCCGGAACATACGTTGACGGAGGTACTGGAAGCGCAGTTGCGGTATTTGGCGCTGTCACCGACGGAGCAGAAAGTGTGTACCTATCTGGTCGGCAATTTGGACGAAAATGGGTATCTGGATATATCTCCTGTTTATGTATGTAAGCGCTTTAATATCGATGAAGACACGATGGAGGCTTGCCTGCGGGTAATTCATTCGCTTGATCCCGCCGGGGTCGGAGCGCGTTCATTGGCCGAGTGTCTCCGTATCCAATTGGAACGAGATGAAGAACCAGACCCCATAGCACTGAAAATTGTAGAGGCCCATCTGCGGGATTTGGCGGAAGGTCGGATGAAAAAAATCGCACGCGCCCTTGATTGCGACATAGCCGTAGTCCAGCGTGCGGTGGACCGCATCAAACGCTGTAATCCCCGGCCCGGATTGGCCTATCATGTCGGTGAACCGCGGTATGTGGTTCCGGATGTCGTTGTTGAGCGGGTAGAAAATGAATATGTGGTGCTGGTCAATGACGGGTATGTGCCAAGGTTGACGGTAAGCAGGCATTATGAACAATTGCTTTACCAAGAAGATGACCGGAGCCGGCAGGCGACCCATTACCTGAAAAATTGGTTTCAATCAGCGCTGTGGTTGGTCAAAAGTATCGAACAGCGCCGACATACATTGGCCAGGGTCAGCAGCGTCATCGTCGACAAACAACGGGATTTTTTCGAGCGGGGTCTGGATTACCTCAAACCGCTCACTCTGAAGGAAATTGCGGATGAGCTGGGAATTCACGAGTCCACGGTGAGTCGGGCAACCCAGCACAAATACATGCAGACACCACGAGGATGTTTTCCATTCCGGTTTTTCTTTCCATCCGGTGTTTCCACCGATGCGGGAGGGAATACCTCTGCGGAAAGCGTGAAAAATAAAATCGAACGGTTGATTGCGCAGGAAGATAAACGTCAGCCGTTGTCCGATCAGAAAATCGCCGATCTCTTGAAGGCGGAAGGAGTCCGGATCTCGAGGAGAACGGTGGCGAAATACAGAGAAGAGATGGGGATATTGTCGTCCACCCTTCGGAAACGATACGAAAATTGA
- the clpP gene encoding ATP-dependent Clp endopeptidase proteolytic subunit ClpP gives MNLIPIVVEQTNRGERSYDIYSRLLKDRIIFLGSPINDAVANLVVAQLLFLDAEDPDKDIHLYINSPGGSITAGMAIYDTMQYVKADIQTICIGMAASMGAFLLAAGTKGKRYALPNSEVMIHQPLGGAEGQATDIEIRAKRILKMRDRLNQILAERTGQPLEKIEQDTDRDYFMTAEEAKEYGLIDHVITSLPSSK, from the coding sequence ATGAACCTGATTCCGATTGTTGTTGAGCAAACCAACCGCGGCGAACGTTCCTACGATATCTACTCCCGGCTATTGAAAGACCGGATCATCTTTCTGGGTAGTCCGATCAATGATGCAGTGGCCAACTTGGTCGTGGCCCAGCTGTTGTTCCTGGATGCCGAAGATCCGGACAAGGATATCCATTTGTACATCAACTCGCCGGGCGGCTCCATCACTGCCGGCATGGCCATTTATGACACGATGCAGTATGTGAAAGCGGACATCCAAACAATCTGCATCGGGATGGCAGCTTCAATGGGGGCATTCCTGCTGGCGGCAGGCACCAAAGGAAAACGGTATGCCTTGCCCAACAGCGAAGTGATGATTCACCAACCGCTGGGCGGAGCAGAAGGGCAAGCGACCGATATCGAAATCCGCGCCAAACGCATCTTGAAAATGCGGGATCGACTCAATCAAATTCTGGCGGAACGTACCGGCCAGCCCTTGGAAAAAATCGAGCAGGACACGGACCGCGATTACTTCATGACGGCGGAGGAAGCGAAGGAATACGGACTGATCGACCACGTGATCACCAGTTTGCCTTCCTCAAAATAA
- the tsaA gene encoding tRNA (N6-threonylcarbamoyladenosine(37)-N6)-methyltransferase TrmO has protein sequence MSWTVNPIGVVRSPISEAKDEKWGGVESDIELFSPFNWGLKGLEEFSHLLVVFWLHQADFHPERDLIRRPQGRADMPETGIFAQRAKHRPNPIGITAVSIVEVGENRVRVRGLDAIDGTPVLDLKPFVPAFDQVECARIPDWLDRLMKTYF, from the coding sequence ATGAGTTGGACCGTGAACCCGATCGGCGTGGTTCGCTCCCCGATCAGTGAAGCTAAGGACGAGAAATGGGGAGGTGTGGAGTCGGACATCGAGCTGTTCTCCCCATTTAATTGGGGATTGAAGGGGTTGGAGGAATTCTCTCATCTGTTGGTGGTGTTTTGGCTTCACCAGGCCGACTTTCATCCTGAACGGGACCTGATTCGCCGTCCACAAGGAAGAGCAGACATGCCGGAGACGGGTATTTTTGCCCAGCGGGCTAAACATCGGCCCAATCCGATCGGGATCACTGCGGTCTCCATCGTAGAAGTGGGGGAAAACCGTGTTCGGGTACGCGGGTTGGATGCGATCGACGGGACGCCGGTGCTCGATCTGAAACCGTTCGTACCCGCTTTCGATCAGGTGGAGTGTGCCCGTATACCGGACTGGTTGGATCGGTTGATGAAGACATACTTTTGA
- a CDS encoding cysteine dioxygenase has translation MDFISCLHRSFQNLHRPDVWRLRQVIEQLGCTRERISPLITKPQPPLSYGRNVVFRSDQFEAIVIHLPPGTGTPIHDHGNSIGCVRVVAGTLENRVFTLSPGVSEPVLSSTGCHLPGESVLIGPGLIHSMRNAGKEPMISFHVYTPPLENAKQYS, from the coding sequence ATGGACTTTATTTCTTGTTTACACCGTTCATTTCAGAATCTCCATCGTCCTGACGTATGGCGTCTTCGGCAAGTGATTGAGCAGTTGGGCTGCACACGGGAACGGATCTCCCCGTTGATCACAAAACCTCAACCGCCTTTGAGCTACGGAAGGAATGTCGTATTTCGATCAGATCAGTTCGAAGCGATCGTGATTCATCTGCCTCCTGGGACGGGAACCCCGATTCACGATCACGGGAACTCGATCGGTTGTGTCCGTGTGGTAGCGGGAACGTTGGAAAATAGGGTGTTTACGCTAAGTCCAGGCGTTTCCGAACCGGTGTTGTCTTCAACCGGATGCCATCTGCCGGGGGAATCTGTATTGATTGGGCCTGGATTGATTCATTCCATGCGCAATGCAGGAAAGGAACCGATGATCTCATTTCATGTGTATACCCCGCCGTTGGAAAACGCGAAGCAGTATTCGTGA
- a CDS encoding cyclase family protein encodes MYKVYDVSAPIYEGMPVYKNKPEKQPKIRVVQDFDTGKVRESRIDLDAHTGTHVDSPLHMVPEGGTMKTIPLDRLVGPCRVLELTHVEGGITREHLEPYGIRQGEFVLFKTRNSLEDAFNFEFIFLAEDGAQYLAEIGVRGVGIDALGVERSQPGHPTHKTLFAADIIIVEGLRLAEVNEGQYFMVAAPIKLVDTEAAPARVLLLEGLSW; translated from the coding sequence ATGTATAAGGTATACGACGTATCCGCACCGATCTATGAAGGAATGCCCGTTTACAAAAACAAACCGGAGAAACAACCGAAAATCCGTGTCGTCCAAGACTTTGATACTGGCAAAGTAAGGGAATCCCGAATCGATTTGGACGCACACACCGGGACTCACGTCGATTCACCGTTGCATATGGTGCCGGAAGGCGGCACGATGAAAACCATCCCGTTGGACCGTTTGGTCGGACCTTGTCGGGTGTTAGAATTGACGCACGTGGAAGGTGGCATCACGCGTGAGCATCTGGAGCCCTACGGTATCCGGCAAGGCGAGTTTGTGCTGTTCAAAACGCGCAACTCCCTGGAGGATGCCTTCAACTTCGAGTTTATTTTCCTGGCCGAAGACGGCGCCCAATATTTGGCTGAAATCGGTGTTCGCGGCGTCGGGATCGACGCTCTCGGAGTCGAACGTAGCCAACCCGGCCACCCCACGCATAAAACGCTGTTTGCGGCCGATATCATCATTGTCGAAGGGTTGCGCCTCGCTGAAGTGAACGAAGGCCAATATTTCATGGTGGCCGCTCCGATCAAGCTGGTCGACACCGAGGCGGCCCCGGCCCGGGTCTTGCTGTTGGAAGGTTTGTCGTGGTGA
- the zwf gene encoding glucose-6-phosphate dehydrogenase, whose amino-acid sequence MPSHQPQVEPFVMVIFGGTGDLARRKLFPALYGLFRDKKLHERFAVIGVGRRPITMDEFRDTVRKAIDEHSRLEREEAGWADFVARFYYQPLNVKDVSAYAQLGALMERLENEWNLPGNRLFYLAMAPDLFGTVSMNLKVSGLTETNGWKRLIIEKPFGHDYASAKELNDQIRQTFAEEEIYRIDHYLGKEMIQNIEVIRFANSLFEPLWNNRYIDNIQITASETVGVEERAAYYDKAGALRDMVQNHILQMIMMVAMEPPSRLVPEAIHDEKVKVLRSLRRLAEEEVNQYMVRGQYQAGVLDGRAVPGYREEENVDPHSLTETFVAGELYVDNFRWSGVPFYIRTGKRMAQKSTEIVIQFKEMPKNLYFNKNGDLGPNLLVISINPVEGLHFVLNAKKPGADNEVVPIAMAFCNDRGGSPEAYERLIGDAIEGDKTFFTHWDEVSLAWKFVDPIRRVWDLQDESTLHPYRAGTWGPDAAHQLLSRRGAHWWPSRIQGTLPVVQGNRAIEIVTCK is encoded by the coding sequence ATGCCTTCCCATCAACCCCAGGTGGAACCGTTTGTGATGGTGATATTCGGAGGAACGGGGGATCTTGCCAGACGCAAGCTATTTCCGGCTTTATATGGCCTTTTCCGAGATAAAAAGCTTCATGAACGATTCGCAGTGATCGGCGTAGGCCGCAGACCGATAACAATGGACGAATTTCGCGACACGGTGCGGAAGGCGATTGACGAGCATTCACGTTTGGAACGTGAAGAAGCGGGGTGGGCCGATTTTGTGGCTCGTTTTTATTACCAGCCGCTAAATGTGAAGGATGTTTCCGCCTATGCCCAACTTGGCGCATTGATGGAGCGGTTGGAAAATGAATGGAATTTGCCCGGCAATCGGTTGTTTTACTTGGCGATGGCTCCCGATCTGTTCGGCACCGTGTCCATGAATCTGAAAGTGTCGGGATTGACGGAGACGAACGGGTGGAAGCGGCTGATCATCGAGAAGCCGTTCGGACACGATTATGCGTCGGCCAAAGAATTGAACGATCAGATCCGGCAAACCTTTGCTGAGGAGGAAATCTACCGGATCGATCACTATTTGGGTAAAGAGATGATCCAAAACATCGAAGTGATCCGCTTTGCCAATTCCTTGTTCGAGCCGTTGTGGAACAACCGCTACATCGACAACATCCAGATTACCGCCAGTGAGACGGTCGGCGTGGAGGAGCGCGCCGCCTATTACGACAAGGCGGGAGCGCTTAGGGACATGGTGCAGAACCATATTCTCCAGATGATCATGATGGTGGCGATGGAGCCGCCCAGCCGGCTGGTACCGGAAGCGATACATGACGAGAAAGTGAAAGTGCTCCGTTCCTTGCGCCGCCTGGCGGAAGAAGAAGTGAATCAATACATGGTTCGCGGGCAGTATCAGGCGGGAGTTTTGGACGGGCGCGCTGTACCGGGTTACCGGGAGGAGGAGAACGTTGACCCTCATTCGCTTACTGAAACCTTTGTGGCCGGAGAATTGTATGTAGACAATTTCCGTTGGTCCGGTGTGCCGTTTTACATCCGTACAGGCAAACGAATGGCGCAAAAATCTACGGAGATCGTCATTCAGTTTAAAGAGATGCCCAAAAACCTGTATTTCAATAAAAATGGCGATCTCGGGCCCAACCTGCTCGTCATCAGCATCAACCCGGTTGAAGGGTTGCATTTTGTGTTGAACGCCAAAAAGCCGGGTGCCGACAACGAAGTGGTCCCCATCGCTATGGCGTTCTGCAACGATAGGGGCGGGTCGCCGGAAGCATACGAACGATTGATCGGTGATGCGATCGAAGGAGATAAGACATTCTTCACGCATTGGGATGAAGTCTCACTGGCATGGAAATTTGTCGATCCCATCCGGCGGGTGTGGGATCTGCAAGACGAGTCGACCTTGCACCCATACCGGGCCGGAACGTGGGGACCGGATGCGGCGCATCAGCTTTTGAGCAGAAGAGGCGCACATTGGTGGCCGTCCCGGATTCAGGGTACACTGCCCGTCGTGCAAGGGAATCGGGCTATCGAAATCGTCACGTGCAAGTAA